A stretch of Triticum aestivum cultivar Chinese Spring chromosome 1D, IWGSC CS RefSeq v2.1, whole genome shotgun sequence DNA encodes these proteins:
- the LOC123181967 gene encoding protein RESISTANCE TO PHYTOPHTHORA 1, chloroplastic produces MNPLLNNPLSGGCAFPSVAAALRLPAASLCTSAGRSRSRRRRPGLARAASDGSDGAVAGAVTEGEAGAGAGGQRGTSAEPAAERQQPVVNPKIEKELKKAVQKTAATFAPRASTKSKNPAVPGSTLYTIFEVQAYASMLAGGALSFNLVFPSSEPDIWRLMGMWSIWMFTIPSLRARDCSNKEKEALNYLFILVPLINVIIPFFVKSFAVVWSADTVAFFVMYAWKLGWLQKTE; encoded by the exons ATGAATCCCCTGCTAAACAATCCGCTCAGCGGCGGCTGCGCGTTCCCGTCGGTGGCAGCCGCGCTGCGGTTGCCGGCGGCCTCCCTCTGTACAAGCGCGGGCCGGAGCAGGAGCAGGAGGCGGCGGCCCGGTTTAGCGCGCGCAGCCTCTGATGGCTCTGACGGCGCTGTGGCCGGCGCAGTAACGGAAggggaggcaggcgcaggcgccgGCGGCCAGCGCGGTACCTCGGCCGAgccggcggcggagaggcagcagcCCGTCGTCAACCCGAAGATCGAGAAGGAGCTCAAGAAG GCAGTTCAGAAGACCGCGGCGACGTTTGCGCCGAGGGCGTCCACCAAAAGCAAGAACCCCGCCGTGCCCGGATCCACCCTGTACACCATCTTTGAGGTCCAGGCGTACGCCTCCATGCTTGCCGGCGGCGCCCTTTCCTTCAACCTCGTCTTTCCCTCCAGCGAACCGGACATTTGGAGGCTCATGGGGATGTGGTCCATCTGGATGTTCA CTATACCTTCTTTACGGGCCCGTGACTGCTCAAACAAGGAGAAAGAGGCTCTCAATTATTTGTTCATCCTGGTCCCTTTGATCAACGTGATCATCCCGTTCTTCGTGAAATCGTTTGCGGTTGTCTGGTCAGCAGATACAGTCGCCTTTTTCGTGATGTATGCGTGGAAG